The Candidatus Defluviibacterium haderslevense DNA window TTTCAGAAACAACCAATGATCATCAACTACACCAATATTTAAACTATTCATAAAGTCTTGGTTCCTATTTTAATACCATCACAATCGCAAAAGCAATGCCAAAACTTGAAAAATGAGTTGAAAGCCTTATGGAATATAGACTTGAATTATGCACATAGCAATGAAATAGAATATCTAAATTGCTGATTTACAATAATAATACAAATAACTTTATATTATAATATGATAAAAAAAATAAATATAAAAAAAATGTAATATTTCTTTTGGAAGGTAGAAATCTTAAGGTTTGAAGTAAGAATTTGAGTCTATAAGCTCTAATTTTCCCTGTCTGGCTACGATATATTGAAATCCCGGTTGTAGGCTATATCCACCTATTTCTCCCTGTTTGTTAATAGCGATATACCCAACCTGAAGATCTTTATAACCCTTCAGATCTAACAGCCTTTTAATAGCATTTTCACATGCTTTTTGCGGCCCTTTGCCATTTCTCATCATTTCAACTATAGAAAAGGAGCCTACTTTTTTGATTACCGCTTCACCCAAACCTGTAGCCGTTGCAGCTCCAACTTGATTATCCACATATAGGCCAGCACCAATTATAGGCGAATCTCCCACGCGCCCTTTCATCTTAAATGCCAACCCAGAGGTCGTACAAGCTCCACTTAGATCTCTATTATGATCCTGGGCTAAAATACCAATCGTATCATGGCGCTCTACATTGATTTTGGGTTGGTACTCAGATTTCTTCAACCACTCCTTCCAAGCTTTTTCGGCCACTGGTGTTAATAGATTCTCCTCTTTAAAGCCTTCAGCTAATGCAAAACCCTTGGCTCCTGCACCTACTAAAAATACATGAGGGGTCTTTTCCATAACCCTTCTTGCTACGGAAATGGGATGCATAATACCTTCTAAAAACATAACACCCCCGGCATTTCCCATATGATCCATTATAGAAGCATCTAAGGTCACATTTCCATCACGGTCCGGATAACCACCATAACCAACCGATGTATCTAGAGGATCAGCTTCCGGAACTCTTGCTCCTGCCTCTACTGCATCTATGGCTAATCCATGAGCTTCCAATATTTGCCAAGCTGCCAAAGCGGCTTTATGATTATTCCAAGTGGCGATTACAGTAGCTCCATTATATTTATTAGAATGTTCTAAAAGCGCAGCCATGCTTTTTAACTGATTTGAAACTGCAAGTCCAAAAGTTGTTAAACCGGTATTAAGTATAAAATTTCGTCTGGTTTTCATTGTTTTAGTTTTACTTGAATTTCATCGGCAAAGATCCATGTATCGCCTCCTGCTCCGATGTGCCATGAAGGAAGCTGGCCATAATTTATTGCTTCCAAACGAAGATACTTAGTTCGTGGAATATCATAGGCTTTAAATGTATAATCAAGTGGGTCTTCAGTTTTTAATGGAATATCATGATGGACATCAGCCAACCATTTGTATTCCTTGCCGTCCAAAGAATAATAAAATTTGACCTCCTTAGGCAATGCTATCCAGGAATTTTGATCTTGAAGACATCGCAGATTTATTTCTTGAACCGGGCTAATGGAATCTAATACAATATCTACATGAAGATCTTTGCCCCAATACCCTTGCCAAAAACCATCCCTAAAATCCAGACTCCCTGAAAGTCCATCATGTAATGCTTTAACTCCTCCTGCACTATATTGAGATGCATACAGTGTATTCAAATGAATACTTAATCCTGAAGGCCTTTTATCAAATACTGCTTTTAACCATGCTCCATTTGGTTTAGTGTGGTCTACCTGTTGAAGTCTGAAAAACAATGTTGTATTGTTCTTAAATACTAGTGGCTGATTATATTTAATGACAATATCATTGGGGTGCCCCAAACAATACTCGATAGGCACTTGATTTATATGTGCCAAGCTGACTACAGTACTATCAGTAAAAACCCTGTCACCACTTTGTACGTAAGGCAAAATCATGAAACTATTTTGCTTGCTGATTATCGAAATATGATCTACTTTATCCATCTGATCAGTAGTTAAGAATTCCAATTGATCTCCGGGCTTAATGTCAAAAGGAGACTTGACTGAAGATCCATTTATTTGGATAGCTTTAAAACGCTCATTTTCACCCTTTATGTTGACTTTCACTTTTATTTCTTTTTGTCCTGGAACTACAATTCTTGCAGAACCAAATTGAGGAATACCTTTATCGTATGACCCATTTATTGGATTAACGGGATAGAATCCCAAAGCACTAAAAACATACCAGGCTGACATCTGTCCACAATCTTCATTTCCACACAATCCATCTGGCGCATCCAAATAAAATGAATCCATAATATGTTGGAGGATATCCTGCGTTTTATCATATCGCCCACAATAATTATAAAGATATCCCACATGATGACTGGGTTCATTACCATGGGCATACTGTCCGATGAGGCCAGTAATATCTGATTGTACTCTTCCGCTCATTTCAGAACTGGAACGGAATAATTCATCCAATTTATTTTCAAGTGAAGCAGTATTTTTTTCTGAACTATTCATCCGTTGATGAGACAACAATTGTTTTATTCCTTCTATATCATGATGTGCTCCAAACATATAATGCCATGCATTCGCTTCCGTATAATGTTGATTGACTTCATTCGGAGCAAATGGTGTAATAAATTTCTGATTCAATTTTGCCTGAAAAAAGCCATTGTCAGGATTAAACAAATTTTTATAATAATATGCAGCCCTTTTTAAATTAAGGTCTACCGGATTCATCAGACTTGCAGCATAATAATCAAGACTATTTTCTATTGTTTTAGAAACGGATTCACTACTTTCTTCTGATGAAATAAATCCCTGTTTATTAAAAAATTCTAAACCAGAAAAATTTTGATTTAAAGTCTTTTGAATAGCCGTTGTTATTAAATGTTTAGAATACTTTTTTGGATGATTTAAATAAGCATTTACGATCACAGGTATGGAATGATTTCCAATCATACAGTAGGTTTCATTTCCAGCTAATTCCCACACCGGTAAACGACCACATTCTTTGAATTGCTCTAAGAAAGTTTCAACAAAAAGCTGATTGTATTCAGGATAGATGAGTTCATAAAGTGGATGTGCGGCTCTGTACGTGTCCCATAAGGAGAATACGGTGTACCTAGGTTTTTTTAGATCTCCCTGATGAATTTTTTTATCCATACCACGAAATCTTCCATCCACATCTTGGTATATATTTGGGTGCATTAAAGTATGGTATAAAGCCGTATAAAAAATTCTTTTCTTCGTCAATTGTTGCTCATCTTGAATTCGAATTCTTGACAACATCGATTCCCATGTTTTAACATTTGCTTCATACGCTTTCTTAAAATTAAAATGCATATGTTCAGCATTTAAATTCTTTTTTGCCCCTTCCATGTCAACAGGAGAAATAGCACATTGAAGTACAATTTTTCCATCTGTGGGCCTTTCAAAAAAACAAATCAACTGCATAGAATCTGCACTATATTGTACTTTATAAAAAGGCATGGAAGTAATCAAATTAAAATAGATATGTTGTTCTTTAGCCCATGAATTCGAGATGCGATAACCACTTATTTCATTGGATTTATCTATGGTGAATCCTCCTTGAATCAGTTTGTCGCGATGTTTTAAATCTATAATAATCCACGGATGTGTACCTTTTGGAAAAGTATATTCATGTAAACCAGTTCTAGGAGTGGTTGTAAGTTTAGCTTGAATCTGATATTTATTTAATTCAACTTGATATAATCCTGGTGAAGCGTTTTCTTTTGATTTGCTAAAAGTCGAAGCATAACCATTTCCTGAAACTCCAAGATTGACAAATGTCGGATCTCCGGATGAAGGCATGATCAATACATCACAATAATCTGGAATTCCCGTACCGGATAAATGGGTATGACTAAAGCCATAAATGATACTATCGGAATAATGGTATCCGGAACACCCGTCCCATCCTTCCAGTCTGGTGTCGGGTCCCAATTGTACCATTCCAAAGGGCGTTGTTGGGCCCGGAAACGTATGTCCATGACCTCCAGTTCCAATAAACGGATTGACCAATTGTACATACTGACCAAAAGTGGTAGCACCTACCAATACCCACAAAAAAATTAGACTAAAATTTCGCTTCATCGATTGAATTAAAGCATGAAATTATTAAATTAGCTTTAGTTGACCATAGTTTTTATTTTTACATCTGATTATGATCGCCTATTGGTTCTTTCTGATATTTATTCAACTCTTCCGATGGATACCATTTCCAGTGTTATACATCATCTCCGATGGATTGAGGTGGATCCTCCAACACGTCGTTAAATATAGATTATCGGTCATACATAAAAACCTAAATGCCAGCTTTCCAAATGTCTCAGCTGACATTAAAAAACAATGGATCAAAGGTATTTATTTGAATCTAACTGACATTATGCTTGAGTCCATCAAAGGATTAAGTATGACTAAAGATGAGATATTAAAGCGAAGTTTATTTCTCAATACTGATTTTGTAAAAACGCTTTTAGCTTCAAAACAATCCGTCATTGCGACTGCAGGGCATTACGGTAATTGGGAATGGGGCATATTTGGATTCGGGTATAATTTTCCAAATCAAAGTATTGGCATTTATAAGAAAGTCAATAATGTCAGAATCAATGATTATTTGAATAAACTCCGATCCAAAGGTTCTATAATGTTAATTCCTACTTCTGAGACCCGGCTAATCAAAGAAGAAATCCCTAAGGGAAAACTCATTATTATGATGTCCGATCAAAATCCTTCCAATATCAAAGATGCGATATGGGTACATTTTTTGAATCAGGATACTGCTTGTGTTCATGGCATGGAAAAATATGCGCTCAATCATCAATTACCCATCGTATTTGTAGATATCCAGCGGGTCAAAAGAGGTTACTACGAACTTACTTTTAGTCCACTGATTGAGGATCCTAGTCAACATAAACCTGGCGAAATAACCCAAATCTATATGTCTAGATTGGAGACGATCATCAGAACCAATCCACCAGATTGGCTTTGGACGCATAAGCGATGGAAGCATCAAATAAAGGAGTCTATATTACAGGTTTAAAGTCTTCAAAAAAATGAGTCAAAGAAAAAATCGCAATAAACATTTTAAATTCAAGTCTTTGAAATGACCCGATTTATTATATCAAATTTTTTTTTGTTTTTAGTTTTAAATACTCTTTTAGGACAAGACATAAACGACACTATACACATTATTAATGGATCTTTTGAAGGTGTTCCGGGTTGTTGTAAATCTCCAACAGAATGGATAGTTTGCGGATTTGAAGATGAAACTCCACCAGATATTCAACCCTTATTACCTCCAGAAAAACCACTTTTCGGAGTTACACTGAAAGCTGTTCATGGGGATACTTATATAGGAATGGTGATCAGACAAAACGGAACTTATGAAAGTATAGATCAGAAACTCACTAAACCTCTAAAAGCAGATAACTGTTACTATTTTTCAATTTATTTGTCCCATTCCCCAATTTACAATAGTGGGACAAGAGAAAACTATAAGATTTTAATACCCTATACCACACCTGCAGTTCTTAGAATATGGGGCGGAAATAATTATTGCCAACCTAAGGAACTTTTGGGTATGTCGTATCCAATTGAAAATACCGAATGGATCCGATTTAATTTTGAGTTAAGTCCAAAATCCGAAGTTAATTATATAGAACTAGAAGCATATTATAATCCCTCAAGTACTGTACCCTATAATGGAAATATACTATTAGATCATGCTTCAGATATTATCCTAATACCCTGCAAAACGGACAAAGAAAAGTAAAAACCTATTCACCAAAACTATAATAATAGTTAATCCTAATTGTTTCAAATACAAAGACTTAGACTTAACTTTGTCATTACAAATCAAATCTAAAAAATAAATATGAAAAAAATTAGTATTAATAAAATAGTAGTCAACAAATGGTCAATCAGTTTCGCTAACCTCTTCGATTGAATCAATTATGCGCAAATTTTATATCCTATTCAATTTATCACTTTGGGTTTTGAACCTCGCTTTAAGTCAACAGAATGATAGCGTAATCACCATTATTAATGGGTCTTTTGAAGGAATTCCATATTGTTGTATACCTCCAGATGGATGGATCGATTGTGGATCTAAATTTGAAACTCCAACAGATATTCAACCTGTTTTACCTCCTTTAGAACCATTATTTGGTGTTACAAAGAAAGCCTATGATGGCAACACCTATTTAGGAATGGTAGTTAGAGAAAATGAAACCAACGAACGAATCAACCAAAAACTAACTGAGCCTCTGTTAAATGGTAAATGTTATTCCTTTTCTATATACATGACTCGATCTCAAGTATACTTAAGTCATACATCTAGTGGTACTCCGCAATTAAAAGATTTTACTACCGCTGCTATTTTACAAATATGGGGCAGAGATGCTGCATGTCATCAAAAGGAACTTTTAGCTACTTCCCCACTTGTAGAAAATACAGAATGGCAACGCTTTGATTTTGAATTTAAGCCACAATCAAATATATCATTCCTGCAATTAGAAGCATATTATAATCCTACCAGTACTTTACCTTACAATGGTAATATACTTTTAGATAAGGCATCGGACATTATTCTTGTCCCCTGCAAAACGGACAAATAAAATTAAAATCCTTTACCCCAATTCCATAATAATATTCAATTCTAATGGTTTCAAATACAAAGACTTAGCCTTAACTTTGTCATTACAAATCAAATCATAGCAACTTATAAAAAAAATTATACATTAAGACAATATTAACCAACAAATGGGCGATCAATTTCGTTTACCATTTCGATTGAACCATATATGCGCAAAGTTTATATTCTTTTCACCTTATCAATGTGGGTTTTGAACCTCGCTCAAAGTCAACAAACTGATGGCGTGATCACTATTATTAATGGGTCTTTTGAGGGAGCACCAAAATGCTGCAAACCCCCTGAAGGTTGGATAGATTGTGGTTTTAAAGAAGAAACACCTACGGATATTCAACCCGTCTTGCCTCCATTGGAACCTTTATTTGGCGTCACAAAAAAAGCGTATGACGGCAATACCTATTTAGGCATGGTGGTTAGACAGAATGAAACCTATGAACGAATTAATCAAAAATTAACCAAGCCGCTATTAGCAGGTAAATGTTATTCCTTTTCCATTTATATGACACGCTCATTGGAATATTTAAGTGCTATTACAAAAGGTAATCCCCAATTACAAGCATTCACAACTCCTGCCATATTGCAAATTTGGGGTGGGGAAGCATATTGCCATCAAAAACAATTATTAGATCAATCTGAAATTGTTGAAAATACTGAATGGAAGCGATTTGATTTTGAATTTATGCCTAAATCAAATATTACGTATCTTGAATTAGAAGCCTATTATAAAGTACCTAATCCATTTCCATATAATGGCAATATTCTATTGGATAATGCTTCTCACATTACAATTATGCCTTGTCCAACCGAGAAAGCTAAATACGATGCCTACCTAAAAAAACGTGACCAACAATTTGAAGAGAAGGAACGCAAACGTCTAACTCAAAATACAACATCACCCAATGAGTTAAAAACACCACCTAAAAAACAAACGGTAATCACCGCTACACCTACTCCAAATAAATCCAATAAAATATTAAAAGAACTGGATCACAACAAAGTAAAAGTAGGACAAACCATAAAAATTGAAAAACTATTTTTTGCGGCTGACAGTGCAACTATTAATAGCAGTTCGTTTGCTGTTCTGGATGAAGTTTATGATTTTTTGAAGTCTAATCCAAAAATTACAATAGAAATTGGTGGCCACACCAATAATATTCCTACGAATAACTATTGCGACAAACTTTCTACGAATAGAGCTAAAGCCGTCAGGGACTATATCCTGAGTAAAGGTATTTCTGAAGATCGGGTTACTTTTAAAGGTTATGGAAAACGAATGCCCATATCGTCCAACGCCACAAAAGATGGACGCGCATTAAATCAGCGTGTAGAGATAAAAATCATTAGTGTTTAATTGGAATTGTAAAATGTCAATTGTAAGATGTAAAATGTCAATTGTAAAATGTTATACCATTAACCATTTATCATTAACCATTTATCATTAACTCAAAACCAATTGTTTTTAATACGTTCCAAAATTCTGGAAATGATTTTTTTACGACCATAGGATTATTAATTTGCACATCTCCATTGACTCCTAATAAACTATAGGCCATCGCCAACCTGTGATCATTATGGGTATCCAAAATATCCAACTCAGTAAATTTAAATCCACCATTATTCACACGAATATCAAGTTGTTCTTCTGTAGTTTCATAATTGACACTAGATCCATAACTACATATAAATTCACATAATATTTTTAATCGATTGGATTCCTTAAATTGCAAATGTTGAACATTAGTAAAAGTGGCATTGACCTGTGTCTTTGCGCATAAGATCATCAATGCCGGAAATAAATCCGGGTGATCTAAAAAATCAATAGTTATATTTTTTGGACGAATCAATTGTGGTCTGGATAAATGACATCCTGATTCCGTCCACTGACATCTAACGCCCCATTGATGAATATAATCCACTATTTTTTCATCAGCTTGAAGTCCGGATTTTCTTAATCCCTTAATAAATAAATCTACATCATCTGTTAATGCTGCCATACAAAAAATAAATGCTGCAGAACTCCAATCAGCCTCTACCGTATATGATATGTGCTTATAGTTGGACGGCTTAATTTGAAATGTATGTTCATCGCATTGAACTTCTACTCCAAATAATTTCATTAGGCTAATGGTCATATT harbors:
- a CDS encoding N(4)-(beta-N-acetylglucosaminyl)-L-asparaginase; amino-acid sequence: MKTRRNFILNTGLTTFGLAVSNQLKSMAALLEHSNKYNGATVIATWNNHKAALAAWQILEAHGLAIDAVEAGARVPEADPLDTSVGYGGYPDRDGNVTLDASIMDHMGNAGGVMFLEGIMHPISVARRVMEKTPHVFLVGAGAKGFALAEGFKEENLLTPVAEKAWKEWLKKSEYQPKINVERHDTIGILAQDHNRDLSGACTTSGLAFKMKGRVGDSPIIGAGLYVDNQVGAATATGLGEAVIKKVGSFSIVEMMRNGKGPQKACENAIKRLLDLKGYKDLQVGYIAINKQGEIGGYSLQPGFQYIVARQGKLELIDSNSYFKP
- a CDS encoding GH92 family glycosyl hydrolase, which gives rise to MKRNFSLIFLWVLVGATTFGQYVQLVNPFIGTGGHGHTFPGPTTPFGMVQLGPDTRLEGWDGCSGYHYSDSIIYGFSHTHLSGTGIPDYCDVLIMPSSGDPTFVNLGVSGNGYASTFSKSKENASPGLYQVELNKYQIQAKLTTTPRTGLHEYTFPKGTHPWIIIDLKHRDKLIQGGFTIDKSNEISGYRISNSWAKEQHIYFNLITSMPFYKVQYSADSMQLICFFERPTDGKIVLQCAISPVDMEGAKKNLNAEHMHFNFKKAYEANVKTWESMLSRIRIQDEQQLTKKRIFYTALYHTLMHPNIYQDVDGRFRGMDKKIHQGDLKKPRYTVFSLWDTYRAAHPLYELIYPEYNQLFVETFLEQFKECGRLPVWELAGNETYCMIGNHSIPVIVNAYLNHPKKYSKHLITTAIQKTLNQNFSGLEFFNKQGFISSEESSESVSKTIENSLDYYAASLMNPVDLNLKRAAYYYKNLFNPDNGFFQAKLNQKFITPFAPNEVNQHYTEANAWHYMFGAHHDIEGIKQLLSHQRMNSSEKNTASLENKLDELFRSSSEMSGRVQSDITGLIGQYAHGNEPSHHVGYLYNYCGRYDKTQDILQHIMDSFYLDAPDGLCGNEDCGQMSAWYVFSALGFYPVNPINGSYDKGIPQFGSARIVVPGQKEIKVKVNIKGENERFKAIQINGSSVKSPFDIKPGDQLEFLTTDQMDKVDHISIISKQNSFMILPYVQSGDRVFTDSTVVSLAHINQVPIEYCLGHPNDIVIKYNQPLVFKNNTTLFFRLQQVDHTKPNGAWLKAVFDKRPSGLSIHLNTLYASQYSAGGVKALHDGLSGSLDFRDGFWQGYWGKDLHVDIVLDSISPVQEINLRCLQDQNSWIALPKEVKFYYSLDGKEYKWLADVHHDIPLKTEDPLDYTFKAYDIPRTKYLRLEAINYGQLPSWHIGAGGDTWIFADEIQVKLKQ
- a CDS encoding lysophospholipid acyltransferase family protein is translated as MIAYWFFLIFIQLFRWIPFPVLYIISDGLRWILQHVVKYRLSVIHKNLNASFPNVSADIKKQWIKGIYLNLTDIMLESIKGLSMTKDEILKRSLFLNTDFVKTLLASKQSVIATAGHYGNWEWGIFGFGYNFPNQSIGIYKKVNNVRINDYLNKLRSKGSIMLIPTSETRLIKEEIPKGKLIIMMSDQNPSNIKDAIWVHFLNQDTACVHGMEKYALNHQLPIVFVDIQRVKRGYYELTFSPLIEDPSQHKPGEITQIYMSRLETIIRTNPPDWLWTHKRWKHQIKESILQV
- a CDS encoding OmpA family protein — its product is MRKVYILFTLSMWVLNLAQSQQTDGVITIINGSFEGAPKCCKPPEGWIDCGFKEETPTDIQPVLPPLEPLFGVTKKAYDGNTYLGMVVRQNETYERINQKLTKPLLAGKCYSFSIYMTRSLEYLSAITKGNPQLQAFTTPAILQIWGGEAYCHQKQLLDQSEIVENTEWKRFDFEFMPKSNITYLELEAYYKVPNPFPYNGNILLDNASHITIMPCPTEKAKYDAYLKKRDQQFEEKERKRLTQNTTSPNELKTPPKKQTVITATPTPNKSNKILKELDHNKVKVGQTIKIEKLFFAADSATINSSSFAVLDEVYDFLKSNPKITIEIGGHTNNIPTNNYCDKLSTNRAKAVRDYILSKGISEDRVTFKGYGKRMPISSNATKDGRALNQRVEIKIISV